Proteins encoded in a region of the Bacillus sp. T3 genome:
- the hemW gene encoding radical SAM family heme chaperone HemW, which produces MINAAYFHIPFCEHICHYCDFNKVFLKGQPVQEYLDAMEREIQLTFAEAAPPPKFNTIFVGGGTPTALTEQQLDRLCDIIRTNIPSHEQTEFTFEANPGDLSKRKFQILKDAGVNRISFGVQTFNNELLKKIGRVHRAEDVYQSIELAQQTGFQNISIDLIYSLPGQTLDDFKQTLDQALKLQLPHYSGYSLIIEPKTVFYNLFRKGKLPTVGEDIEAEMYEMLMEQMDKQGYKQYEISNFSLPGYESKHNLTYWNNEEYYGFGAGAHSYVNGFRNSNFGPLKKYLDSIASNQLPILEKHKVIKSEAIEEEMFLGLRKTAGVSLSDFQTKYQSNLTDLFHDEISKLKERGLIELAENHIRLTKRGKLLGNEVFQSFLGVI; this is translated from the coding sequence ATGATTAATGCCGCCTATTTTCACATTCCATTTTGTGAGCATATTTGTCATTATTGTGATTTTAATAAAGTTTTTTTAAAAGGACAGCCGGTTCAAGAGTATTTGGATGCCATGGAACGGGAAATTCAGTTAACCTTTGCCGAAGCTGCACCTCCACCTAAATTCAACACAATTTTTGTCGGTGGTGGAACACCGACTGCCTTAACAGAACAGCAGCTCGATAGGCTTTGTGATATCATTCGAACAAACATTCCGAGTCATGAACAAACGGAATTTACGTTTGAAGCGAATCCTGGTGATTTATCGAAGCGGAAATTTCAAATACTAAAGGATGCAGGGGTCAATCGCATCAGCTTTGGCGTTCAAACCTTTAATAATGAATTATTAAAGAAAATTGGCCGTGTCCATCGGGCTGAGGATGTGTACCAATCGATTGAGCTTGCTCAGCAGACAGGATTTCAAAATATTAGTATCGACCTCATATACAGCTTGCCAGGGCAAACACTTGATGATTTTAAACAAACACTAGATCAGGCTCTCAAGCTACAACTTCCTCATTATTCGGGCTACTCCTTAATAATCGAACCGAAAACGGTATTTTATAATTTGTTTCGAAAAGGAAAGCTTCCGACAGTTGGCGAGGATATCGAAGCTGAAATGTATGAAATGCTTATGGAACAAATGGACAAACAGGGATACAAACAGTATGAAATTAGTAATTTTTCACTACCTGGGTATGAGAGTAAGCACAATCTTACCTATTGGAACAATGAAGAGTATTATGGATTTGGGGCTGGGGCTCACAGTTATGTAAATGGCTTTCGGAACTCTAATTTCGGACCACTGAAGAAATATTTAGACTCTATCGCAAGCAACCAGCTTCCCATTCTTGAAAAGCATAAAGTAATAAAAAGTGAAGCAATCGAGGAGGAAATGTTTTTAGGGTTAAGGAAAACAGCTGGCGTCTCTTTGTCGGATTTTCAGACAAAATATCAAAGTAATCTGACGGATTTATTTCATGATGAAATAAGCAAATTGAAAGAGCGGGGACTAATCGAATTGGCGGAGAATCATATTCGATTAACCAAACGTGGGAAACTACTTGGGAATGAAGTTTTCCAATCATTTCTTGGGGTTATCTAA
- the gpr gene encoding GPR endopeptidase — protein sequence MSESLDLSKYAVRTDLAVEAREMVLAERAKTVQSEENLSQIEGVIIKEKEEDDIKISLVEITPQAEEVIGKKPGRYLTLEVAGIRQQDSELQQKVEKVFAREFSHFLKMLGIPDNASCLVVGLGNWNVTPDALGPSVCENLLVTRHLFQLQPENVEQGFRPVSAISPGVMGITGIETSDIIFGVVEKSKPDFVIAIDALASRSIERVNSTIQISDTGIHPGSGVGNKRKEISKETLGIPVIALGVPTVVDAVSITSDTIDFILKHFGRELKEGGRPSRALTPAGMTFGEKKKLTEEDLPEEQHRKTFLGMIGVLPDEEKRKLIYEVLSPLGHNLMVTPKEVDVFIEDMANLIANGLNSALHQNINQENTGFYTR from the coding sequence ATGTCTGAATCATTGGATTTAAGTAAATATGCTGTGCGAACGGATCTTGCTGTTGAGGCGAGGGAAATGGTGCTGGCGGAGCGTGCGAAAACGGTGCAAAGCGAAGAGAACCTCTCACAAATTGAGGGTGTGATTATAAAGGAAAAAGAAGAAGATGACATTAAAATTTCATTAGTTGAAATTACCCCACAGGCTGAAGAAGTTATTGGGAAGAAGCCAGGCCGATACTTAACCTTAGAGGTCGCTGGAATTAGGCAACAGGATAGTGAGCTTCAGCAAAAGGTGGAAAAGGTATTTGCGCGTGAATTTTCGCATTTCTTAAAGATGCTTGGGATACCAGATAATGCTTCTTGTCTTGTCGTGGGACTCGGCAACTGGAATGTCACGCCAGATGCACTCGGCCCGTCAGTATGTGAAAATTTACTCGTTACGAGACATCTGTTCCAATTACAGCCTGAAAATGTGGAACAGGGCTTTAGACCTGTCAGTGCCATTTCTCCAGGCGTTATGGGAATAACAGGAATTGAAACAAGCGATATTATTTTTGGAGTCGTCGAAAAATCCAAGCCTGATTTTGTCATTGCCATTGATGCCTTGGCTTCGAGATCCATTGAACGAGTCAATTCAACCATTCAGATTTCCGATACAGGAATTCACCCTGGCTCAGGTGTTGGCAATAAACGCAAGGAAATTAGTAAAGAAACGCTCGGGATTCCGGTCATTGCTCTGGGTGTACCGACTGTGGTAGATGCCGTTTCGATTACAAGTGATACGATCGATTTTATTCTTAAACATTTTGGTCGTGAACTAAAGGAAGGCGGACGACCATCGAGAGCCCTCACACCAGCTGGGATGACCTTTGGTGAGAAAAAGAAGCTAACAGAGGAGGATTTACCAGAAGAACAGCATCGGAAAACCTTCTTGGGGATGATTGGGGTCCTACCGGATGAAGAGAAGCGAAAATTAATTTATGAGGTTCTCTCACCGCTTGGGCACAATTTAATGGTAACACCAAAGGAAGTTGACGTGTTTATTGAAGATATGGCAAATCTTATCGCAAATGGACTAAATTCCGCACTGCACCAAAACATTAATCAAGAGAACACAGGATTCTATACTAGATAA
- the rpsT gene encoding 30S ribosomal protein S20 gives MPNIKSAIKRVKTSESAKAQNIQVKSAMRTAIKKAEAAVVTNDAAVAQNFAEAASKLDKAAGKGLIHKNAAARKKSRLAKKINSLNA, from the coding sequence ATGCCAAATATTAAATCTGCAATCAAACGCGTAAAAACTAGCGAATCTGCAAAAGCTCAAAACATTCAAGTTAAATCTGCGATGCGTACAGCAATTAAAAAAGCTGAAGCAGCAGTTGTAACGAATGATGCTGCTGTAGCACAAAACTTTGCTGAAGCTGCAAGCAAGCTTGACAAAGCTGCTGGAAAAGGCTTAATCCACAAAAATGCTGCTGCAAGAAAGAAATCACGTTTAGCTA
- the hrcA gene encoding heat-inducible transcriptional repressor HrcA, translating to MLTDRQLLIFQVIVDDFIRSAQPIGSRSLSKKDEISFSSATIRNEMADLEEMGFIEKTHISSGRIPSEKGYRYYVDHLLSPQSLETGDVLQVRSIFEERIYELEKIVQKSAKILSDLTNYTSIVLGPAVNENRLKKIQIVPLNKETAIAIIVTDTGHVENRMFHLPSSLDANDIEKLVNILNDRLVNVPMVDLNEKIYKEVATLLRQHIHHYDSMINTIADTLKLPTTNKLFFGGKTNMLRQPEFHDLEKIRLLMNMIEQEDSIYDLLQKNPVGIHVKIGRENNNEAMENCSLITATYSVGAEKLGSIAILGPTRMEYSRVIGLLQVISSDLSKVLSKLYQNN from the coding sequence TTGTTAACAGATCGTCAATTGTTAATTTTCCAGGTAATTGTTGATGATTTTATTCGATCTGCACAACCAATCGGTTCAAGAAGCTTGTCAAAAAAAGATGAAATATCTTTCAGCTCTGCGACAATTCGTAATGAGATGGCTGACTTAGAAGAAATGGGTTTTATTGAAAAAACACATATTTCTTCAGGTAGAATTCCGTCTGAAAAAGGCTATCGTTATTACGTGGATCACTTGTTATCTCCCCAAAGCCTAGAGACAGGTGATGTGCTACAGGTAAGATCGATTTTTGAAGAGCGTATTTATGAACTTGAAAAAATTGTTCAAAAATCGGCAAAAATTTTATCCGATTTAACGAATTATACTTCGATTGTCTTAGGTCCGGCAGTTAACGAAAATAGGCTTAAAAAGATCCAAATTGTTCCTCTTAACAAAGAAACAGCAATCGCGATCATCGTTACTGATACTGGTCATGTTGAAAATCGAATGTTCCACTTACCTTCGTCGCTTGATGCCAATGATATTGAAAAGCTAGTCAACATTCTGAATGACCGATTAGTGAATGTGCCGATGGTTGATTTGAATGAAAAAATATACAAGGAAGTCGCGACTCTATTGCGACAACATATTCATCATTATGATTCAATGATCAATACGATAGCTGATACACTTAAGCTACCAACAACGAACAAATTGTTTTTTGGTGGAAAAACTAATATGTTACGGCAGCCAGAATTTCATGATCTTGAGAAAATTAGACTCCTGATGAATATGATTGAGCAAGAGGACAGCATCTATGACCTTCTTCAAAAAAATCCTGTTGGAATTCATGTCAAGATTGGCCGGGAAAATAACAATGAAGCAATGGAAAACTGCAGCTTAATAACAGCCACCTATTCTGTTGGAGCAGAAAAACTAGGCTCTATTGCAATACTTGGTCCGACTCGGATGGAATATTCAAGGGTAATAGGTTTATTGCAAGTGATTTCAAGTGATTTGTCTAAGGTTTTGTCTAAACTGTATCAAAATAACTGA
- the prmA gene encoding 50S ribosomal protein L11 methyltransferase gives MKWSEISIHTTNEAIEPISNILHEAGASGVVIEDPFELSKERVDRFGEIYQLNPDDYPEEGVIVKAYIPINSFLGETVEEIKDAINNLILFNIDIGKNNVTISEVNEEEWATAWKKYYNPVKISERFTIVPTWEDYTPVSSDELIIELDPGMAFGTGTHPTTVMCVQALERTVKAGDNCIDVGTGTGVLSIAAAMLGAQKVTALDLDEVAVHSAILNIKLNKVHENVTVAQNNLLDGIEGPADIVVANILAEVILRFTDDVAKVVKPDGYFIASGIIGQKKQQVREAIESVGFTIQETLVMEDWVAFIAKKN, from the coding sequence ATGAAATGGTCAGAAATCAGCATTCATACAACAAATGAAGCGATTGAACCAATCTCAAATATTTTACACGAGGCTGGCGCTAGTGGCGTCGTAATTGAGGACCCTTTTGAGTTAAGTAAGGAAAGGGTGGATCGCTTCGGTGAAATATACCAACTCAATCCTGATGATTATCCTGAAGAGGGAGTTATCGTTAAAGCATATATTCCTATCAATAGTTTCCTCGGAGAAACAGTTGAGGAAATTAAAGATGCCATCAATAATTTAATATTATTTAATATAGACATTGGAAAAAACAATGTCACGATCAGTGAAGTAAATGAAGAAGAATGGGCAACTGCCTGGAAAAAATACTATAATCCCGTAAAAATTTCAGAACGGTTTACAATTGTTCCGACTTGGGAAGACTATACTCCTGTCTCAAGTGATGAATTAATTATAGAATTGGATCCAGGAATGGCATTTGGCACAGGCACCCATCCAACTACCGTTATGTGTGTACAGGCACTCGAGCGAACGGTGAAGGCTGGGGACAATTGTATCGATGTTGGTACGGGTACTGGAGTATTGAGTATCGCTGCGGCCATGTTAGGTGCACAAAAAGTAACTGCCCTCGATTTAGATGAAGTAGCTGTTCACTCGGCTATCCTGAATATTAAGCTTAATAAAGTACATGAGAATGTAACGGTGGCCCAAAACAATTTATTAGACGGTATTGAAGGACCTGCTGATATTGTTGTAGCCAATATTTTAGCTGAAGTAATTTTAAGATTTACTGATGATGTTGCAAAAGTGGTAAAACCAGACGGATACTTTATTGCTTCGGGCATAATTGGACAGAAGAAGCAACAGGTAAGAGAAGCAATTGAGAGTGTTGGCTTTACGATTCAAGAGACACTTGTCATGGAAGATTGGGTTGCGTTTATTGCAAAGAAAAATTAA
- the dnaK gene encoding molecular chaperone DnaK translates to MSKIIGIDLGTTNSCVAVLEGGEPKVIPNPEGNRTAPSVVAFKNGERQVGEVAKRQAITNPNTIISIKRHMGTNHKEVIDGKEYTPQEISAIILQYLKSYAEDYLGEPVTKAVITVPAYFNDAERQATKDAGKIAGLEVERIINEPTAAALAYGLDKTDEDQTILVFDLGGGTFDVSILELGDGVFEVKSTAGDNRLGGDDFDQVIIDYLVDQFKKENGIDLSKDKMALQRLKDAAEKAKKDLSGVTSTQISLPFITAGEAGPLHLEVNLTRAKFDEISAHLVERTMGPTRQALRDAGLSTSEIDKVILVGGSTRIPAVVEAIKKEIGKDPSKGVNPDEVVAMGAAIQGGVISGDVKDVVLLDVTPLSLGIETMGGVFTKLIDRNTTIPTSKSQVFSTAADSQTAVDIHVLQGERPMASDNKTLGRFQLTDIPPAPRGIPQIEVSFDIDKNGIVNVRAKDLGTNKEQTITIKSSTGLSDEEIQKMVREAEENADADKKRKDEVELRNEADQLVFQTEKTIKELEDKVDAADVAQANEAKDALKAAIEKNDLEEIKTKKDALQEIVQNLSVKLYEEAAKQAQAAQGQEGKAKDDNVVDAEFEEVNDDK, encoded by the coding sequence ATGAGTAAAATCATTGGTATTGACTTAGGAACTACAAACTCTTGTGTTGCCGTACTAGAAGGCGGCGAGCCAAAAGTAATTCCAAATCCAGAAGGAAACCGTACAGCTCCATCTGTAGTAGCTTTCAAAAATGGTGAGCGTCAGGTTGGGGAAGTTGCAAAGCGTCAGGCTATTACAAACCCTAATACAATTATCTCAATCAAACGTCATATGGGAACCAATCATAAAGAAGTTATTGATGGAAAAGAATATACTCCACAAGAGATTTCGGCGATTATCCTTCAATATTTAAAATCTTATGCAGAAGATTATCTAGGCGAGCCTGTAACGAAAGCTGTTATTACAGTTCCAGCTTACTTTAACGACGCTGAGCGTCAAGCGACTAAGGATGCTGGTAAAATTGCAGGTCTTGAAGTAGAACGGATTATCAACGAGCCAACAGCTGCAGCACTTGCTTACGGCTTAGATAAAACGGACGAAGATCAAACGATCCTAGTGTTTGACCTTGGTGGTGGAACATTTGACGTGTCCATCCTTGAACTAGGTGATGGAGTATTTGAAGTAAAATCAACGGCTGGTGATAATCGTCTTGGTGGAGATGATTTTGACCAAGTAATCATCGATTATTTAGTCGATCAATTTAAAAAAGAGAATGGCATTGATTTATCTAAAGATAAAATGGCATTGCAACGCTTAAAGGATGCTGCTGAAAAAGCGAAAAAAGATTTGTCTGGTGTTACTTCTACACAAATCTCTTTACCGTTTATCACAGCTGGAGAAGCAGGTCCATTGCATCTTGAAGTAAACTTAACTAGAGCAAAATTTGATGAAATCTCTGCACATTTAGTTGAAAGAACAATGGGACCAACTCGTCAAGCATTGCGTGATGCTGGTCTTTCTACTTCTGAAATTGATAAGGTTATTCTAGTAGGTGGTTCAACTCGTATTCCTGCGGTTGTGGAAGCAATCAAAAAGGAAATCGGCAAAGACCCATCTAAAGGTGTTAACCCAGATGAAGTAGTAGCAATGGGTGCAGCAATCCAAGGTGGCGTTATTTCTGGGGATGTTAAGGATGTTGTATTACTTGACGTAACTCCACTTTCACTTGGTATTGAAACAATGGGTGGCGTGTTTACGAAATTAATCGACCGTAACACAACGATTCCAACTTCAAAATCACAAGTTTTCTCAACAGCGGCTGATAGCCAAACAGCGGTTGATATCCACGTCCTTCAAGGGGAACGCCCAATGGCATCAGATAACAAAACATTAGGTCGTTTCCAATTAACGGATATTCCACCAGCACCTCGTGGAATTCCACAAATTGAAGTTAGCTTTGACATTGATAAAAACGGTATCGTAAATGTTCGTGCAAAAGACCTTGGCACAAACAAAGAACAAACGATTACGATTAAATCTTCAACTGGATTATCTGATGAGGAAATCCAAAAAATGGTACGTGAAGCAGAAGAAAATGCTGATGCCGATAAGAAACGTAAGGATGAAGTGGAACTTCGTAACGAAGCAGACCAACTTGTATTCCAAACAGAGAAAACGATTAAAGAATTAGAAGATAAAGTTGATGCTGCAGATGTAGCTCAAGCTAACGAAGCAAAAGATGCTTTAAAAGCTGCGATTGAGAAAAATGACTTGGAAGAAATCAAAACGAAAAAGGATGCTCTCCAAGAAATCGTTCAAAATCTTAGCGTGAAACTCTATGAAGAAGCTGCTAAACAAGCACAAGCTGCACAAGGTCAAGAGGGAAAAGCAAAAGATGACAACGTAGTCGATGCAGAGTTCGAAGAAGTAAACGACGACAAATAA
- a CDS encoding stage II sporulation protein P — MKFNRRQGLIVAVHASSIVRAVITFLLFLFFVFSLSGLMTSLKPEYRLTSSSLNNVAMNMTGEWLYHLMGSENHYFLDSLPESSQTPKLTNIVFKMSTNINLDDPRSLLGRELPGFSLFDGKILVAGEGTRYTNMPIESAPPVEVLKAEQEASLQNTEGIDAGSKSEEENDKKSTPPLTTGGRQVVYVYFSHNRESYLPYLKGVNDPDSAYHSELNVMKIGDKLKEQLESRGVGTYVEKTDIQGNLNKKGWTYAQSYQESRPVVQEAMASNQDLQYFIDIHRDSHRKDMTTKVINGQSYAKLAFIIGGNQANYEKNSKLATELHELLQKKYPGLSRGVIVKHEGNGKYNQDLSANAILIEFGGVDNTFEELYRSSDALADVFSEHYWQAEKVNQDNSQPANPN, encoded by the coding sequence ATGAAATTTAATAGGAGACAGGGTCTAATCGTAGCCGTACACGCGTCTAGTATAGTAAGAGCTGTGATCACATTTTTACTATTTTTATTCTTCGTATTCTCACTTAGCGGTTTAATGACTTCGCTAAAACCTGAATATCGGTTAACTTCCTCTTCGCTAAATAATGTGGCGATGAATATGACAGGGGAGTGGCTTTATCATTTAATGGGGTCAGAAAATCATTATTTTCTTGACTCATTACCGGAAAGTAGTCAGACGCCAAAGTTAACGAATATTGTGTTTAAAATGTCGACCAATATAAATTTGGATGACCCAAGAAGCTTATTGGGCCGTGAACTTCCGGGGTTTTCATTATTTGATGGAAAAATCCTTGTTGCTGGTGAGGGGACAAGATATACGAATATGCCAATCGAGTCAGCGCCCCCTGTTGAAGTGTTAAAGGCTGAACAGGAGGCTTCGCTTCAAAATACAGAGGGGATCGATGCTGGAAGTAAAAGTGAAGAAGAGAATGACAAAAAAAGTACTCCACCTTTAACAACCGGTGGTAGACAAGTCGTTTACGTCTATTTTTCACATAATCGTGAGTCCTATCTTCCGTACCTAAAAGGCGTAAATGATCCTGATAGTGCATATCATTCCGAATTAAATGTGATGAAAATTGGAGATAAATTAAAGGAACAGTTAGAAAGTCGTGGAGTTGGGACTTATGTAGAGAAAACGGATATTCAGGGGAATCTAAATAAAAAAGGGTGGACATACGCCCAATCGTATCAAGAATCAAGGCCGGTTGTTCAAGAAGCAATGGCAAGTAATCAAGATTTGCAATACTTTATTGATATTCATCGCGATAGTCATCGGAAGGATATGACGACAAAAGTTATCAATGGTCAATCTTATGCCAAACTGGCATTTATTATTGGTGGAAATCAAGCCAATTATGAGAAAAATTCAAAATTAGCAACGGAACTGCACGAGCTTCTTCAGAAAAAATACCCTGGGCTTAGTCGAGGTGTAATAGTCAAACATGAAGGGAATGGAAAATACAATCAGGATTTATCGGCAAATGCTATTCTAATCGAATTCGGTGGTGTCGATAATACTTTTGAAGAACTGTATCGATCATCTGATGCATTAGCAGACGTATTTAGTGAGCATTATTGGCAGGCAGAAAAAGTTAATCAGGATAACAGCCAGCCTGCAAATCCAAATTAG
- a CDS encoding YqxA family protein, whose protein sequence is MKLFMLKSFLLASIMFICVLFGMQQANNGIQRMKGYEDTDFGNAFTLNERDNGKIEGTFLGNDVSSHDLQKKKEEIEEMNSFNFFSSLGKNMSKGLSEATENAINIIVEKIGK, encoded by the coding sequence ATGAAATTATTTATGTTAAAAAGCTTTCTATTGGCATCGATCATGTTTATCTGTGTTTTGTTCGGTATGCAACAGGCAAACAATGGTATTCAGCGGATGAAGGGTTATGAAGATACAGATTTTGGTAATGCATTCACCCTGAATGAAAGGGACAATGGAAAAATTGAAGGAACCTTTTTAGGAAATGACGTCAGCAGTCATGATCTTCAAAAAAAGAAAGAAGAAATCGAGGAAATGAATTCTTTTAACTTTTTTTCATCCTTAGGGAAAAATATGTCAAAAGGGTTATCAGAAGCAACAGAAAATGCCATTAATATAATTGTAGAAAAAATAGGAAAGTAA
- the dnaJ gene encoding molecular chaperone DnaJ has translation MSKRDYYEVLGVGKSATKDEIKKAYRKLSKQYHPDINKAEDAAEQFKEVKEAYEVLSDDQKRAHYDQFGHTDPNQGFGGGGDFGGGFGGFEDIFNTFFGGGGGGRRRDPNAPRQGADLQYTMTLTFEEAVFGKETDIQIPREEECETCHGSGAKPGTKPETCPHCHGSGQLNVEQNTPFGRIVNRRTCHHCNGTGKEIKHKCSTCGGQGKVKKRRKIHVKIPAGIDDGQQLRVTGQGEAGINGGPPGDLYVVFHVRDHEFFERDGEDIYCEMPITFSQAALGDDVEIPTLHGKVKLKVPAGTQTGTKFRLKGKGVPNVRGYGIGDQHVIIRVITPTKLSDKQKQLLREFAEVSGKVPNGGHEDSFFSKVKRAFKGE, from the coding sequence ATGAGTAAACGGGATTACTATGAAGTCCTTGGGGTCGGTAAAAGTGCTACGAAGGATGAAATAAAAAAAGCATATCGGAAGCTTTCTAAACAATATCACCCAGATATTAATAAAGCGGAAGATGCGGCTGAGCAGTTTAAAGAAGTAAAAGAAGCTTATGAAGTATTAAGTGATGATCAAAAACGAGCTCACTATGACCAATTTGGCCACACAGATCCAAACCAGGGCTTTGGTGGTGGAGGAGATTTTGGCGGCGGCTTCGGTGGCTTTGAAGATATCTTTAACACCTTCTTTGGTGGCGGAGGTGGCGGCAGACGTCGTGATCCAAACGCACCAAGACAAGGGGCAGATTTACAATACACGATGACATTAACCTTTGAAGAGGCTGTATTTGGTAAAGAAACCGACATTCAAATTCCACGAGAAGAAGAATGTGAAACGTGCCACGGTTCCGGTGCAAAACCAGGAACAAAACCGGAGACATGTCCACATTGTCATGGTAGCGGTCAACTTAATGTTGAGCAAAATACACCATTTGGTCGAATCGTAAATCGTCGAACCTGCCATCATTGTAATGGGACAGGCAAAGAAATTAAGCATAAGTGCTCAACCTGCGGCGGTCAAGGGAAAGTGAAAAAACGTCGGAAAATTCATGTGAAAATTCCTGCAGGTATAGATGATGGTCAACAGCTACGCGTTACTGGTCAAGGAGAAGCTGGAATAAATGGTGGACCTCCAGGCGATCTATACGTAGTTTTCCATGTCAGAGACCATGAATTCTTTGAACGTGATGGGGAAGATATCTATTGTGAAATGCCAATCACATTTAGTCAGGCAGCCCTAGGTGACGATGTGGAAATTCCAACTTTGCATGGAAAAGTTAAATTAAAGGTTCCTGCAGGTACCCAAACAGGTACGAAGTTTAGACTGAAGGGTAAAGGGGTACCAAACGTAAGAGGGTATGGAATCGGTGATCAGCATGTCATTATCCGTGTCATTACTCCTACAAAGTTATCTGATAAACAAAAGCAATTACTCCGTGAATTTGCTGAAGTGAGCGGCAAGGTTCCAAACGGCGGACATGAAGATAGTTTCTTTTCAAAAGTAAAACGCGCCTTTAAAGGTGAATAA
- a CDS encoding 16S rRNA (uracil(1498)-N(3))-methyltransferase gives MQRYFVNAGSENDRYLIQGEDFHHITRVMRMKASDQIVCVTNDGKSAECIIEEITDEKVVAKVVKWEEGSTELPIKVSIASGLPKGDKLEWIIQKGTELGATEFVPFLAARSIVKWDDKKAEKKVDRWQKIAKEAAEQSYRNMVPNVISPLDLKTLLQKADDYDVKLIAYEEEAKLGEGAVLAKTLHELRLGQSLLVVFGPEGGLDTKEIAILKEHGFIACGLGPRILRTETAPLYLLSAVSYHLELLR, from the coding sequence ATGCAGCGATATTTTGTTAATGCCGGATCTGAAAACGATCGTTATTTGATACAAGGTGAGGATTTTCATCATATTACCCGGGTAATGAGAATGAAAGCCAGCGATCAAATTGTTTGCGTCACAAACGACGGAAAAAGTGCGGAATGTATAATTGAAGAAATTACCGATGAAAAAGTAGTCGCGAAAGTTGTAAAATGGGAAGAAGGGTCAACCGAGCTTCCTATTAAAGTTTCCATTGCGAGCGGATTGCCAAAAGGGGATAAGCTGGAATGGATTATTCAAAAAGGCACGGAGTTGGGTGCTACTGAGTTTGTCCCTTTTCTTGCAGCTCGCTCGATTGTCAAATGGGATGACAAAAAAGCTGAAAAAAAGGTAGATCGTTGGCAAAAGATTGCGAAAGAGGCAGCGGAACAATCCTATCGAAATATGGTCCCTAATGTTATCTCTCCGCTTGACTTAAAAACATTGCTTCAGAAGGCCGATGATTATGATGTAAAGTTAATCGCCTATGAAGAGGAAGCAAAACTTGGTGAAGGTGCAGTTTTGGCCAAAACACTACATGAACTCAGATTAGGACAGTCGTTATTGGTCGTATTTGGACCTGAAGGCGGCTTAGATACGAAAGAAATCGCTATTTTGAAAGAGCATGGCTTTATAGCGTGTGGCCTAGGACCACGAATCTTAAGAACAGAAACAGCACCGCTTTATTTATTATCAGCAGTGTCTTATCATTTAGAATTATTGAGGTGA
- the grpE gene encoding nucleotide exchange factor GrpE, translating into MTQEQNVKQEEEVVAEQQTEETVEEIFAETEETESTEATEVPSEAPELAEAKAKIAELEGQLESAENRYLRLQADFDNSRRRARLDLEANEKYKAQSLVTDLLPALDNFERALAMTADNEQTKSLLQGMEMVYKSLVEALKKEGVEPIEAVGQEFDPHKHQAVMQVEDENFGSNIVVDEFQKGYLLKDRVIRPSMVKVNQ; encoded by the coding sequence ATGACACAGGAACAAAATGTAAAACAAGAAGAGGAAGTTGTTGCTGAACAGCAAACTGAAGAAACAGTGGAAGAAATCTTTGCTGAAACTGAGGAAACTGAATCAACAGAAGCTACTGAAGTACCATCAGAAGCTCCTGAGCTTGCTGAAGCAAAAGCAAAAATTGCTGAATTAGAAGGGCAATTAGAGTCTGCGGAAAACCGCTATCTTCGTCTTCAAGCAGATTTTGATAATTCCCGTCGTCGCGCAAGACTTGATCTTGAAGCGAACGAAAAATATAAAGCACAATCTTTGGTTACCGATCTATTACCAGCTCTTGATAATTTTGAGAGAGCACTTGCCATGACAGCTGACAATGAGCAAACGAAATCATTGCTACAGGGGATGGAAATGGTATATAAAAGTTTAGTTGAAGCTTTGAAAAAAGAAGGTGTTGAACCGATTGAAGCGGTGGGTCAAGAATTTGATCCCCATAAACACCAAGCAGTCATGCAGGTTGAAGATGAAAATTTCGGATCCAACATTGTAGTGGATGAGTTTCAAAAAGGTTACTTATTAAAGGATCGAGTGATTCGTCCATCAATGGTAAAAGTAAATCAATAA